A stretch of Drosophila gunungcola strain Sukarami chromosome 3L unlocalized genomic scaffold, Dgunungcola_SK_2 000002F, whole genome shotgun sequence DNA encodes these proteins:
- the LOC128257480 gene encoding serine/arginine repetitive matrix protein 1 → MSFFRNIRSSLSSSSRAKSSRSSSRDTTPVRSGSRPASVISGVGSVGIASRRDSTTSSTLQRGDTFILPNSEEEAGPPSNTSTLEKKSKKSKVFSKFSTFTKRKKTPSPEEVANYEHHPSDTATNTYYKWRSDGADRLQDYDAQSDPFNFLYEQHSNLRNLQSGESTGIHRQASIGSNSSGSFDSSTYRKSKTPTHLREQLEQLKTHSNDDLLEDQQREEDEREKYKTVTLNSFRKSFRDRLLQQQKETPHNPAWFVEVPAPAASTKPLERRESKENRPDFLVFDNDNYRPQSRSPLRDRPSRSATRSPVKRNETFRVAQPSVRHMSPSPAPPPAPSIRIEIKNSISPHSPGRLVPVGVAKPMPTTEYYAQRLLANRSTSLRSSSPSQGQSSRWYRQPGSPTRLSVGQQQQQQQNSHFSYHFKQQQNPQPKPYQQNPHLQQQQKGGRTLVHIGSEQSKSVTPPTRGRAPTRVQLYGSKPQSRPQPTTYFGGHYNAPVKPMPRASASSTGIPTIYLGRREPPMTRATTNTTAHIAAPVPRRNRSPIKMPWR, encoded by the coding sequence atgtCGTTTTTCCGCAACATACGCTCCTCCCTATCCTCGTCGTCACGGGCCAAGAGCTCCCGCTCCTCCTCCCGCGACACCACGCCGGTCCGCTCCGGATCTCGTCCAGCCAGCGTGATCAGTGGCGTGGGTTCCGTGGGCATTGCCAGCCGCCGGGACTCCACCACCAGCTCGACTTTGCAGCGCGGTGACACATTCATTCTCCCCAATTCCGAAGAGGAGGCGGGTCCTCCATCGAACACCTCCACGCTGGAGAAGAAGTCCAAGAAGTCGAAGGTCTTTAGCAAGTTCAGCACCTTCACCAAGCGCAAGAAGACCCCATCACCCGAGGAAGTGGCCAACTATGAGCACCATCCCAGTGACACGGCCACAAACACCTACTACAAGTGGCGCAGCGATGGAGCCGATCGTCTGCAGGACTACGATGCCCAGTCGGATCCCTTTAACTTCCTGTACGAACAGCACTCCAATTTGAGGAATCTGCAATCGGGTGAATCCACGGGTATCCATCGACAGGCCAGCATTGGTTCCAATTCCAGTGGTAGCTTTGATTCATCCACCTATCGGAAGAGCAAAACACCCACACATTTGCGAGAGCAGCTGGAGCAGTTGAAGACCCACTCGAACGACGATCTTCTGGAGGATCAGCAGCGGGAGGAGGACGAGCGTGAGAAGTACAAGACAGTGACGCTGAATAGCTTTAGGAAATCCTTCAGAGATcgcctgctgcagcagcagaaggagACCCCCCACAATCCCGCCTGGTTTGTGGAAGTTCCCGCCCCGGCCGCGTCCACAAAACCCTTGGAACGTCGCGAGTCCAAGGAGAATCGTCCGGACTTTCTGGTCTTCGACAACGACAACTACCGTCCCCAGTCGCGTTCCCCGCTGCGGGATCGTCCCTCCCGTTCGGCCACCCGTTCGCCAGTGAAACGGAACGAGACTTTCCGGGTGGCCCAGCCCTCAGTGCGTCACATGTCACCCTCGCCGGCGCCCCCACCTGCCCCCTCCATACGCATCGAGATCAAGAACTCCATATCGCCACACTCACCGGGTAGACTGGTGCCTGTGGGCGTGGCTAAGCCGATGCCCACCACAGAGTACTATGCCCAAAGACTGCTGGCCAACAGAAGCACAAGCTTGCGGAGTTCCAGTCCAAGCCAAGGTCAGAGTTCCCGGTGGTACCGCCAGCCAGGGTCACCCACTAGGTTAAGTGTgggtcagcagcagcagcagcagcagaacaGTCACTTTAGCTATCACTTTAAGCAGCAGCAAAACCCCCAGCCTAAGCCTTACCAGCAAAACCCTcacctccagcagcagcaaaagggTGGTCGCACCCTGGTGCACATAGGCTCGGAACAGAGCAAGTCAGTGACGCCGCCAACCCGAGGAAGGGCACCCACAAGGGTCCAGCTGTATGGCAGCAAGCCCCAGAGTCGACCGCAGCCAACGACCTACTTTGGCGGCCACTACAATGCACCTGTTAAGCCCATGCCCCGGGCATCTGCATCTTCCACCGGCATTCCCACTATCTATTTGGGGCGTCGCGAACCACCGATGACTCGTGCCACCACCAACACCACCGCCCACATTGCCGCCCCCGTGCCACGTCGCAATCGATCGCCGATCAAAATGCCCTGGCGGTAG